CATCGGAGCAGCATTTGAGGTGCATAAGTTCTTAGGTAACGGCTTCCAAGAGGTAATTTACCAACGCGCGTTAGCAATTGAGATGCAAAAAGCGGGATTGGAATTCGCCCGCGAAATTAAGCAGAATATTTTCTATAAAAATTTTCCGAAACGTATCGGGACACGTAGAGCAGATTTTGTGGTAGCAGGAAAGGTACTGGTTGAATTGAA
The window above is part of the Candidatus Poribacteria bacterium genome. Proteins encoded here:
- a CDS encoding GxxExxY protein — translated: MNSNLKYKDITQKIIGAAFEVHKFLGNGFQEVIYQRALAIEMQKAGLEFAREIKQNIFYKNFPKRIGTRRADFVVAGKVLVELKAITELEAVHEAQLLNYLKAYRLEVGLLINFGEKSLNYRRLILSQRNRDRRS